CCCTGCCGACATCAAGCCCGGCTTCCGCAGCGATGTGACCGTCGAGCTGGTGAAGCACACCGCAGGTGACTCCGACGTGCTGTGGGCGGCCCGGGTCTCCACCGCGGGCGAGCAGTCCTTGGACGAGCTGTCCAAGGATCCGGAGCGCTCGAAGGGCCTGATCAACTATCTGATGCGGGACCGCCACGGCAGCCCCTTCGAGCACAACTCGATGACCTTCTTCATCAGCGCTCCGATCTTCGTCTTCCGCGAGTTCATGCGCCACCGGGTCGGCTGGTCGTACAACGAGGAGTCCGGGCGCTACCGGGAGCTCCAGCCCGTCTTCTACGTCCCGGACGCGTCGCGCAAGCTGGTCCAGGAAGGCCGTCCCGGCAAGTACGTCTTCGTCGAGGGCACCCAGGCGCAGCAGGAGCTCACGGGACGGGTCATGGCGGACTCGTACCGCCAGGCGTACGAGGCGTACCAGGAGATGCTCGCGGCCGGGGTCGCCCGTGAGGTCGCCCGCTCGGTGCTGCCCGTGGGCCTCTACTCCTCGATGTACGCGACGTGCAACGCTCGCTCGCTGATGCACTTCCTCGGTCTGCGCACGCAGCACGAGCTCGCCAAGGTGCCGTCGTTCCCGCAGCGGGAGATCGAGATGGTCGGCGAGAAGATGGAAGAGCACTGGGCCAAGCTCATGCCCCTCACCCATGCCGCGTTCAACGCGAATGGTCGTATCGCCCCGTAAGGGACAGATGTACGGTTCAGCCGGACATGGTGTCCGTATTGCGGCGTTTTGATAAGTTCATCTAGGCTGATCAAACGGACCCGGCACTGCCTGAACCCCCGAGCAGGCAGTGCCGGGCTCCGCAGCCCACGGCACACGTCACGTCCCCCGAGGGGCCCCTACCCGCTGAGCAGCGAGTAGCGTGTTACCCATGGCTCCGATCTCCACTCCGCAGACCCCCTTCGGACGGGTCCTCACCGCGATGGTCACGCCGTTCACGGCGGACGGCGCGCTCGATCTCGACGGCGCGCAGCGGCTCGCCGTCCACCTGGTGGACGCAGGCAACGACGGTCTGATCGTCAACGGCACCACCGGCGAGTCCCCGACCACCAGCGACGCGGAGAAAGACCAGCTCGTCCGGGCCGTCATCGAAGCGGTCGGAGGCCGGGCCCATGTCGTCGCCGGAATCGGCACCAACGACACCCGCCACAGCATCGAGCTTGCTCGCGCCGCCGAGCGCGCCGGAGCACACGGCCTGCTCGCCGTCACGCCGTACTACAACAAGCCCCCGCAGGAGGGCTTGTACCGGCACTTCTCGGCCATCGCCGACAGCACGGGCCTCCCTGTGATGTTGTACGACATCCCTGGCCGCAGCGGGGTGCCGATCGACACCGAAACGATCGTCCGGCTCGCCCAGCACCCGCGCATCGTCGCGAACAAGGACGCCAAGGGCGACCTCGGCCGCGCCAGCTGGGCCATCGCCCAGAGTGGCCTGGCCTGGTACTCGGGCGACGACATGCTGAACCTTCCGCTGCTGTCGGTCGGCGCCATCGGCTTCGTCTCCGTGGTGGGCCATGTGGTCACCCCGGAGCTGCGTGCCCTGGTCGACGCGTACACCGCAGGTGACGTGCAGAAGGCCACCGAGATCCACCAGAAGCTGCTCCCGGTCTTCACCGGCATGTTCCGCACTCAGGGCGTCATCACCACCAAGGCGGCACTCGCGCTCCAGGGACTGCCCGCGGGCCCGCTGCGCCTGCCGCTGGTCGAGCTCAGTGAAGTCGAGACCGCACAGCTCAAGCTGGATCTCGCCGCCGGCGGGGTACAGCTCTGATCACAGACTTCACAACTGAATATGAAGCAACTGAACAAGCGTCACATCAATGACAACAGCAAGTGCACGAATGTCACACGCGCCACGTGCCCACGCGGTACGTGGCGCGTGTGGTGAGGAGAGTCTTTTGAGTCATCCGCATCCCGAACTCGGCACTCCGCCGAAGCTCCCCCAGGGCGGCCTGCGCGTCACCCCGCTCGGTGGTCTCGGCGAGATCGGCCGGAACATGACGGTCTTCGAGTACGACGGCCGCCTCCTTATCGTCGACTGCGGCGTCCTCTTCCCCGAGGAGGAGCAGCCTGGTGTCGACCTGATCCTGCCGGACTTCAACGCGATCAAGGATCGGCTCGCCGACATCGAGGGCATCGTGCTCACGCACGGCCACGAGGACCACATCGGCGGTGTTCCCTTCCTGCTCCGTCTGAAGCCCGACATCCCGCTGATCGGTTCCAAGCTCACCCTCGCGCTCATCGAGGCCAAGCTTCAGGAGCACCGCATCCGCCCCTACACACTGGAAGTGACCGAAGGCGACCGGGAGCGCATCGGTCCCTTCGACTGCGAATTCATCGCGGTCAACCACTCCATCCCTGACGCTCTGGCCGTCGCCATCCGCACTCCCGCCGGCATGGTCGTGCACACCGGCGACTTCAAGATGGACCAGCTTCCCCTGGACGGCCGTCTCACCGACCTGCATGCCTTCGCCCGGCTGAGCGAAGAGGGCATCGACCTGCTGCTGTCCGACTCCACGAACGCCGAGGTTCCGGGCTTCGTCCCGGCCGAGCGCGACATCTCGAATGTGCTGCGCGGCGTATTCGCCGGGGCCGAGAAGCGCATTATCGTCGCCAGCTTCGCGAGTCATGTCCACCGCATCCAGCAGATCCTCGACGCCGCGCACGAGTACGGCCGTCGGGTCGCCTTCGTGGGCCGCTCGATGGTCCGCAACATGGGCATCGCCCGTGATCTGGGGTATCTGAGGATCCCGGCCGGTCTCGTCGTGGACGTCAAGACGCTCGACGACCTGCCGGACCACGAGGTCGTGCTCGTCTGCACGGGTTCCCAGGGCGAGCCGATGGCGGCACTGTCCCGGATGGCCAACCGCGACCACCAGATCCGCATCGTCCAGGGCGACACCGTCATCCTGGCCTCGTCGCTCATCCCTGGCAACGAGAACGCGGTGTACCGCGTCATCAACGGTCTGACCCGCTGGGGTGCCAACGTCGTCCACAAGGGCAACGCCCGCGTCCATGTCTCGGGCCACGCCTCGGCAGGCGAACTGCTGTACTTCTACAACATCTGCCGGCCGAAGAACCTGATGCCGGTCCACGGCGAATGGCGCCACCTGCGCGCCAACGCCGAGCTCGGAGCCCTGACGGGCGTCCCCAAGGACCGCATCGTGATCGCCGAGGACGGAGTCGTCGTCGACCTGATCGACGGCAAGGCCAGGATCTCCGGCAAGGTCCCGGCGGGATACGTCTACGTCGACGGCCTGTCGGTCGGCGATGTCACCGAGACCTCGCTCAAGGACCGGCGCATCCTCGGCGACGAGGGCATCATCTCCGTCTTCGTCGTGGTCGACTCGACCACGGGCAAGATCGTGGGTGGCCCGAACATCCACGCGCGGGGCTCCGGTATCGAGGACAACGCGTTCGACGCGGTCATCCCGAAGGTCGAAGAAGCGCTGCAGAAGTCCGCAGCGGACGGCGTCGCCGAGCCGCACCAGTTGCAGCAGCTGATCCGGCGGACCATCGGCAAGTGGGTCTCCGACACCTACCGCCGGCGCCCGATGATCCTCCCCGTGGTCGTGGAGGTCTGACACACCGTCGGGTGATACTGGAGCGGAGCGGCCCTCGATTTGCATCGGCCGCTCCGCTCGAGTACGTTTACGGCTCCGCCTCAGCGAAACCCCCGGCACACTCGTGTGCCTACGGTGGTGGAGCAGAGAGAGTGGAAATTCCGACTCAGAAGTTCTGATAAAGTCGGATCAGCCGAAAGGCGAAAGGCCCTCCAACGGCCACCGGAATCAAAATCCGAACCGGAAACGGAACGGAAATAGAATCTGGTAAGGTTGGAAACACCGAAGGGAAGCGCCCGGAGGAAAGCCTCGGAGAATGTTCCGTGGGTGAGTACGAAGGAAGCGTCCGTTCCTTGAGAACTCAACAGCGTGCCAAAAATCAACGCCAGATTAGTTGATACCCCGTCCATCCGGTTCGGATGGTCGAGGTTCCTTTGAAAAAACACAGCGAGGACGCTGTGTGCGATCGGGACTATTCCTCCTGGTCGCACCGCTCTCGTGGTGTTCGCCCCGATTACGGGGAAGCATTCACGGAGAGTTTGATCCTGGCTCAGGACGAACGCTGGCGGCGTGCTTAACACATGCAAGTCGAACGATGAAGCCTTTCGGGGTGGATTAGTGGCGAACGGGTGAGTAACACGTGGGCAATCTGCCCTGCACTCTGGGACAAGCCCTGGAAACGGGGTCTAATACCGGATACCACTCTCCTCCGCATGGGGGAGGGTTGAAAGCTCCGGCGGTGCAGGATGAGCCCGCGGCCTATCAGCTTGTTGGTGGGGTGATGGCCTACCAAGGCGACGACGGGTAGCCGGCCTGAGAGGGCGACCGGCCACACTGGGACTGAGACACGGCCCAGACTCCTACGGGAGGCAGCAGTGGGGAATATTGCACAATGGGCGAAAGCCTGATGCAGCGACGCCGCGTGAGGGATGACGGCCTTCGGGTTGTAAACCTCTTTCAGCAGGGAAGAAGCGAGAGTGACGGTACCTGCAGAAGAAGCGCCGGCTAACTACGTGCCAGCAGCCGCGGTAATACGTAGGGCGCGAGCGTTGTCCGGAATTATTGGGCGTAAAGAGCTCGTAGGCGGCTTGTCGCGTCGGATGTGAAAGCCCGGGGCTTAACTCCGGGTCTGCATTCGATACGGGCAGGCTAGAGTGTGGTAGGGGAGATCGGAATTCCTGGTGTAGCGGTGAAATGCGCAGATATCAGGAGGAACACCGGTGGCGAAGGCGGATCTCTGGGCCATTACTGACGCTGAGGAGCGAAAGCGTGGGGAGCGAACAGGATTAGATACCCTGGTAGTCCACGCCGTAAACGTTGGGAACTAGGTGTTGGCGACATTCCACGTCGTCGGTGCCGCAGCTAACGCATTAAGTTCCCCGCCTGGGGAGTACGGCCGCAAGGCTAAAACTCAAAGGAATTGACGGGGGCCCGCACAAGCAGCGGAGCATGTGGCTTAATTCGACGCAACGCGAAGAACCTTACCAAGGCTTGACATATACCGGAAACGGCCAGAGATGGTCGCCCCCTTGTGGTCGGTATACAGGTGGTGCATGGCTGTCGTCAGCTCGTGTCGTGAGATGTTGGGTTAAGTCCCGCAACGAGCGCAACCCTTGTTCTGTGTTGCCAGCATGCCCTTCGGGGTGATGGGGACTCACAGGAGACTGCCGGGGTCAACTCGGAGGAAGGTGGGGACGACGTCAAGTCATCATGCCCCTTATGTCTTGGGCTGCACACGTGCTACAATGGCCGGTACAAAGAGCTGCGAAGCCGCGAGGCGGAGCGAATCTCAAAAAGCCGGTCTCAGTTCGGATTGGGGTCTGCAACTCGACCCCATGAAGTCGGAGTTGCTAGTAATCGCAGATCAGCATTGCTGCGGTGAATACGTTCCCGGGCCTTGTACACACCGCCCGTCACGTCACGAAAGTCGGTAACACCCGAAGCCGGTGGCCCAACCCCTTGTGGGAGGGAGCTGTCGAAGGTGGGACTGGCGATTGGGACGAAGTCGTAACAAGGTAGCCGTACCGGAAGGTGCGGCTGGATCACCTCCTTTCTAAGGAGCATTTCTTACCGGCTTCGGTCGGTCAGAGGCCAGAACATCGGCGAACGTCCGATGCTGGTTGCTCATGGGTGGAACGTTGATTATTCGGCATACTCGGTCGGGTTCTCTTCCCAGTACTGCTCTTCGGAGCGTGGAACGGTTGAGGGTTTGGCGGGGGTGTCGGGCGCGCTGTTGGGTGTCTGAGGGTGCGAGCGTTGCTCGTCCTTCGGGTTGCCGGCCCCAGTGAACTCGCTGTTGCTCAGCGGGGTGGTGGGTGGCTGGTCGTTGCTTGAGAACTGCACAGTGGACGCGAGCATCTGTGGCCAAGTTTTTAAGGGCGCACGGTGGATGCCTTGGCACCAGGAACCGATGAAGGACGTGGGAGGCCACGATAGGCCCCGGGGAGCTGTCAACCGAGCTTTGATCCGGGGGTGTCCGAATGGGGAAACCCGGCAGTCGTCATGGACTGTCACCCGCTGCTGAACACATAGGCAGTGTGGAGGGAACGAGGGGAAGTGAAACATCTCAGTACCCTCAGGAAGAGAAAACAACCGTGATTCCGGGAGTAGTGGCGAGCGAAACCGGATGAGGCCAAACCGTATGTGTGTGAGACCCGGCAGGGGTTGCGCATGCGGGGTTGTGGGATTTCTTTTGACCAATCTGCCGGTTGGTCGGCGAGTCAGAAACCGTTGATGTAGGCGAAGGGCATGCGAAAGGCCCGGCGTAGAGGGTAAGACCCCCGTAGCTGAAACATCAGCGGCTCGTTTGAGTTATTCCCAAGTAGCACGGGGCCCGAGAAATCCCGTGTGAATCTGGCGGGACCACCCGCTAAGCCTAAATATTCCCTGGTGACCGATAGCGGATAGTACCGTGAGGGAATGGTGAAAAGTACCGCGGGAGCGGAGTGAAATAGTACCTGAAACCGTGTGCCTACAAGCCGTGGGAGCGTCGGAGTGTGTTTACACATTCTCGTGACTGCGTGCCTTTTGAAGAATGAGCCTGCGAGTTTGCGGTGTGTTGCGAGGTTAACCCGTGTGGGGAAGCCGTAGCGAAAGCGAGTCCGAATAGGGCGTTGGAGTAGCACGCTCAAGACCCGAAGCGGAGTGATCTAGCCATGGGCAGGTTGAAGCGGAGGTAAGACTTCGTGGAGGACCGAACCCACCAGGGTTGAAAACCTGGGGGATGACCTGTGGTTAGGGGTGAAAGGCCAATCAAACTCCGTGATAGCTGGTTCTCCCCGAAATGCATTTAGGTGCAGCGTCGTGTGTTTCTTGCCGGAGGTAGAGCACTGGATAGGCGATGGGCCCTACCGGGTTACTGACCTTAGCCAAACTCCGAATGCCGGTAAGTGAGAGCGCGGCAGTGAGACTGTGGGGGATAAGCTCCATGGTCGAGAGGGAAACAGCCCAGAGCATCGACTAAGGCCCCTAAGCGTACGCTAAGTGGGAAAGGATGTGGAGTCGCAGAGACAACCAGGAGGTTGGCTTAGAAGCAGCCACCCTTGAAAGAGTGCGTAATAGCTCACTGGTCAAGTGATTCCGCGCCGACAATGTAGCGGGGCTCAAGCGTACCGCCGAAGTCGTGTCATTGCAGTATGTACTCCTAACGGGGACTGTGATGGGTAGGGGAGCGTCGTGTGCCGGGTGAAGCAGCCGCGGAAGCGAGTTGTGGACGGTTCACGAGTGAGAATGCAGGCATGAGTAGCGATACACACGTGGGAAACGTGTGCGCCGATTGACTAAGGGTTCCTGGGTCAAGCTGATCTGCCCAGGGTAAGTCGGGACCTAAGGCGAGGCCGACAGGCGTAGTCGATGGACAACCGGTTGATATTCCGGTACCCGCTTTGAAGCGCCCAATATCGAATCCATTAATGCTAAGGCCGTGAAGCCGTCGGGTGCGTCTTCGGACAATCTCGGAGTGGTGGAGCCGCTGATCCAAGGTGGTAGTAGGTAAGTGATGGGGTGACGCAGGAAGGTAGTCCAGCCCGGGCGGTGGTTGTCCCGGGGTAAGGGTGTAGCCCGAGAGATAGGCAAATCCGTCTCTTGTCGAGGGTGAGACCTGATGCCGAGCCGATTGTGGTGAAGTGGATGATCCTATGCTGTCGAGAAAAGCCTCTAGCGAGTTTCATGGCGGCCCGTACCCTAAACCGACTCAGGTGGTCAGGTAGAGAATACCGAGGCGTTCGGGTGAACTATGGTTAAGGAACTCGGCAAAATGCCCCCGTAACTTCGGGAGAAGGGGGGCCACGTCTGGTGATCCGATTTACTCGGTGAGCTGGGGGTGGCCGCAGAGACCAGCGAGAAGCGACTGTTTACTAAAAACACAGGTCCGTGCGAAGCCGTAAGGCGATGTATACGGACTGACGCCTGCCCGGTGCTGGAACGTTAAGGGGACCGGTTAGCTCCATTTCGGTGGGGCGAAGCTGAGAACTTAAGCGCCAGTAAACGGCGGTGGTAACTATAACCATCCTAAGGTAGCGAAATTCCTTGTCGGGTAAGTTCCGACCTGCACGAATGGCGTAACGACTTCTCGACTGTCTCAACCATAGGCCCGGTGAAATTGCACTACGAGTAAAGATGCTCGTTTCGCGCAGCAGGACGGAAAGACCCCGGGACCTTTACTACAGTTTGATATTGGTGTTCGGTTCGGCTTGTGTAGGATAGGTGGGAGACTTTGAAGCGGCCACGCCAGTGGTTGTGGAGTCGTCGTTGAAATACCACTCTGGTCGTGCTGGATGTCTAACCTGGGTCCGTGATCCGGATCAGGGACAGTGTCTGATGGGTAGTTTAACTGGGGCGGTTGCCTCCTAAAGGGTAACGGAGGCGCCCAAAGGTTCCCTCAGCCTGGTTGGCAATCAGGTGTTGAGTGTAAGTGCACAAGGGAGCTTGACTGTGAGACCGACGGGTCGAGCAGGGACGAAAGTCGGGACTAGTGATCCGGCGGTGGCTTGTGGAAGCGCCGTCGCTCAACGGATAAAAGGTACCCCGGGGATAACAGGCTGATCTTCCCCAAGAGTCCATATCGACGGGATGGTTTGGCACCTCGATGTCGGCTCGTCGCATCCTGGGGCTGGAGTCGGTCCCAAGGGTTGGGCTGTTCGCCCATTAAAGCGGTACGCGAGCTGGGTTTAGAACGTCGTGAGACAGTTCGGTCCCTATCCGCTGTGCGCGTAGGAGTCTTGAGAAGGGCTGTCCCTAGTACGAGAGGACCGGGACGGACGAACCTCTGGTGTGCCAGTTGTCCTGCCAAGGGCATGGCTGGTTGGCTACGTTCGGGAGGGATAACCGCTGAAAGCATCTAAGCGGGAAGCCTGCTTCGAGATGAGGACTCCCACCCACTTGATGGGGTAAGGCTCCCAGTAGACGACTGGGTTGATAGGCCGGATATGGAAGCACGGTAACGTGTGGAGTTGACCGGTACTAATAGGCCGAGGGCTTGTCCTCAGTTGCTCGCGTCCACTGTGTTAGTTCTGAAGTAACGAACAGGCCGTTTGCTGGTTTGTGTTGGATATCTTCATAGTGTTTCGGTGGTCATAGCGTTAGGGAAACGCCCGGTTACATTCCGAACCCGGAAGCTAAGCCTTTCAGCGCCGATGGTACTGCAGGGGGGACCCTGTGGGAGAGTAGGACACCGCCGAACAATTCTTCAGCCTCAACCCCCGGACCATGTCCGGGGGTTGAGGCATTTCTGCGCTTCTACTCCCGTGACTGGTCCGACTGTGGATCGGCAGTAAAGAGCCGGTCGTGCACGGCTACCGGGCTGCGATGTGGGTGGTGGGGTGGCCGGTGCCCGGTGGGACTGGTGGTTCTGAAAGGTCTCCAGTTCGGTGTATGCTTCTGCTTGTTGTCGCGCGGGAATCCGCACAGCAACAGGCCCCTATAGCTCAGTCGGTAGAGCGTCTCCATGGTAAGGAGAAGGTCAACGGTTCGATTCCGTTTGGGGGCTCCAGCAATACGAAGGCCCCCCGCCTTGAGGCGGGGGGCCTTTCGCATGTCAGGCTTCCAACAGGCCGGCGCGCTCAGCTCTTCTGCGGCTCGGGCACCCGCATCGCGAGGATCGCCATGTCGTCCGACGCCGGTTCCGCCGCGAAGCGTTCGACCGCACGCAGGATGCGCGCCGCGACCGCTCCGGCCGTGAGCCCGGTGCATGTGGTCAACACGTCCATGAGACCGTCGTCTCCGAGCATGCGTGTGCCCTCTCGGCGTTCTGTGACACCGTCGGTGACGCACAGCAGGACATCGCCCGGCTCCAGGACGATGTCCTGCTCGTAGAGCTCCAGGTCCTCCATCACACCGAGCAGCGGCTGCGGTTCGGCGGCCGGCTCCACTGTGCCGTCCTGCCGTAGCCGCAGTGGCAGCGGGTGGCCGGCACAGACGACCTTGAGGAGAGCTGAGCCGTCCTCCTGAGGCCGCAGCTCGCCGTACAGCAGGGTGAGGAAGCGACTTCGGGCTCCTTCGTCGAGAATCGCCGCGTTGAGCCGCTCAAGCACCGCAGGGCCACCGAAGCCCTCGCGGGCGAGGAGGCGGAGAGCGTGCCGGGCCAGGCCGGTGACGGCCGCGGCCTCGGGGCCCGTACCGCAGACGTCGCCGATCGCGAAACCGTAGACGCCGTCACGGATGGGGAAGAGGTCGTAGAAGTCGCCGCCGACTTCGTTGCCTTCGCCCGCTGCGCGGTAGATGACCTCTACTTCCAGGCCGGGCACTTCGGGACGGCTCGGAGGAAGCAGGCTGCGCTGGAGCGACTGGCTGATGGCCGTGCGCTCGGAATAGAGCCGGGCGTTGTCGAGCGCCAGCGCC
This DNA window, taken from Streptomyces sp. SCSIO 30461, encodes the following:
- the thyX gene encoding FAD-dependent thymidylate synthase, producing MTETPADIKPGFRSDVTVELVKHTAGDSDVLWAARVSTAGEQSLDELSKDPERSKGLINYLMRDRHGSPFEHNSMTFFISAPIFVFREFMRHRVGWSYNEESGRYRELQPVFYVPDASRKLVQEGRPGKYVFVEGTQAQQELTGRVMADSYRQAYEAYQEMLAAGVAREVARSVLPVGLYSSMYATCNARSLMHFLGLRTQHELAKVPSFPQREIEMVGEKMEEHWAKLMPLTHAAFNANGRIAP
- the dapA gene encoding 4-hydroxy-tetrahydrodipicolinate synthase, with amino-acid sequence MAPISTPQTPFGRVLTAMVTPFTADGALDLDGAQRLAVHLVDAGNDGLIVNGTTGESPTTSDAEKDQLVRAVIEAVGGRAHVVAGIGTNDTRHSIELARAAERAGAHGLLAVTPYYNKPPQEGLYRHFSAIADSTGLPVMLYDIPGRSGVPIDTETIVRLAQHPRIVANKDAKGDLGRASWAIAQSGLAWYSGDDMLNLPLLSVGAIGFVSVVGHVVTPELRALVDAYTAGDVQKATEIHQKLLPVFTGMFRTQGVITTKAALALQGLPAGPLRLPLVELSEVETAQLKLDLAAGGVQL
- a CDS encoding ribonuclease J translates to MSHPHPELGTPPKLPQGGLRVTPLGGLGEIGRNMTVFEYDGRLLIVDCGVLFPEEEQPGVDLILPDFNAIKDRLADIEGIVLTHGHEDHIGGVPFLLRLKPDIPLIGSKLTLALIEAKLQEHRIRPYTLEVTEGDRERIGPFDCEFIAVNHSIPDALAVAIRTPAGMVVHTGDFKMDQLPLDGRLTDLHAFARLSEEGIDLLLSDSTNAEVPGFVPAERDISNVLRGVFAGAEKRIIVASFASHVHRIQQILDAAHEYGRRVAFVGRSMVRNMGIARDLGYLRIPAGLVVDVKTLDDLPDHEVVLVCTGSQGEPMAALSRMANRDHQIRIVQGDTVILASSLIPGNENAVYRVINGLTRWGANVVHKGNARVHVSGHASAGELLYFYNICRPKNLMPVHGEWRHLRANAELGALTGVPKDRIVIAEDGVVVDLIDGKARISGKVPAGYVYVDGLSVGDVTETSLKDRRILGDEGIISVFVVVDSTTGKIVGGPNIHARGSGIEDNAFDAVIPKVEEALQKSAADGVAEPHQLQQLIRRTIGKWVSDTYRRRPMILPVVVEV